A single region of the Tigriopus californicus strain San Diego chromosome 8, Tcal_SD_v2.1, whole genome shotgun sequence genome encodes:
- the LOC131885856 gene encoding uncharacterized protein LOC131885856, with product MFTPNLGPESSSQNRSTSNLTGGNARPKRLLPIIDPACNPVLGPIFVYQSVRDDPIASPSPLEPSSSHHLNCAPEPQESHCTSLYSVDTSDGEEEEEVEEDLSPLPSHGHSPIPSSRPSFYASSSTGTTSAASTATSATSATPTTSTSSASPSSPSNIIIVESPKRQFSFKSPVCGNVAHQQTRRTILQSRRVDLRATAKQGLKEDVSPQRAESQRPLKSSESGGSPSDFLNKCCLSSLVSSHFVALQYSCPVLNLCQSTAKMLSMSYKAQTDLFTRSLQSRLEYLGDPESERVSEPDESGFINWLELRPKKEVLKFIPAPGTTFPPNRFAQFDLFRAKFHSESDLSPKHMPSNAPAGKLPNTDCLHEEDHHLNTQKDEADESADSDLFFDFDIGSPEEDAVLPDSDDVRENMLLRNKACDLEATLQDEDDISSNESLSPRNNLRKANEAFGSASSGLCSDMETLQSGSYETRRFDDENDELNECKSIDPEDWPAHKLLHFDTSSFGSANSTPKAARSPMGDRSPSSGASLVEAENEATTKEDDHETMFQLETEEPDVARQTTEKELNQSEEDLENSAQNKGREGISKDANDEDDENVMKDFTIYNGEARHKVANSKLNALISLLEKDREYSRNSSRQSSVRSSKEGSPQKESSPPKSAMRKGFQSSLTPIAASPANFSYLSSKSNMASNASSSSEDIHSVPSFKASIARCESTPVLSGPDRAYMQSPKMPRKTSNADVTEEPATITKDTKVEGMELPERVRRATSLRSGKTPPGTPGRRKIVRFADVFGLDLADVKTFLDEIPKVPKSAYKDLKDVDLSDIESDTGSSDSSAMSLRKKKGFSNRSLPMLPNQELPSTSLVPMFSQPGGFANFFDLLNTKKVCLENAYMANKSAIQGTIRVQNLSFQKKVLLRYTTNEWVTSSDLEATYIDGSCDGFSDKFTFHLGTAAPLLVGQRIQFCLCYQTGAEEFWDNNVGKNYVFQCLGVAGSNNVKAPSSNAIPLSTPRHSAPHYGGSGGYSQSPSALSEDPWLRYL from the exons ATGTTCACCCCAAACTTGGGCCCGGAATCATCTAGTCAGAATCGTAGTACGAGCAACCTCACGGGCGGCAACGCTAGACCCAAAAGACTCTTACCCATCATTGACCCGGCGTGCAATCCTGTTCTGGGGCCAATCTTCGTCTACCAGAGCGTCCGTGACGACCCCATTGCATCCCCATCACCACTTGAGCCTTCTTCGTCGCATCACCTAAATTGTGCCCCCGAGCCCCAAGAGTCGCACTGCACTTCACTTTACTCGGTGGACACAAGTGacggggaggaggaggaggaggtggaggaggatcTTTCGCCCTTGCCTTCCCATGGCCATTCACCAATCCCATCATCTCGGCCCTCGTTCTACGCTTCCTCCTCGACTGGAACGACTTCAGCCGCTAGTACGGCTACTTCAGCTACTTCTGCTACTCCCACAACTTCGACTTCGAGTGCTTCTCCTTCTTCGCCTTCAAACATTATCATAGTGGAATCTCCCAAACGTCAATTCAGTTTCAAATCGCCCGTCTGTGGCAACGTAGCACACCAACAGACTCGACGAACAATACTTCAAAGCCGAAGAGTGGACCTTCGAGCTACAGCGAAACAGGGTCTGAAAGAAGACGTGTCGCCCCAACGAGCCGAAAGCCAGAGACCTTTAAAGTCTTCGGAATCAGGCGGAAGCCCTAGTgactttttgaacaagtgtTGTCTGTCCTCACTCGTGAGCTCCCATTTCGTAGCCCTTCAATATTCTTGCCCAGTCCTTAATCTATGTCAAAGTACAGCTAAGATGCTAAGCATGAGTTACAAAGCTCAAACCGACCTCTTTACTAGGTCACTTCAATCCAGATTGGAATACTTGGGTGATCCCGAGTCTGAACGCGTTTCCGAGCCAGACGAATCCGGTTTCATCAATTGGCTAGAACTTCGACCGAAAAAGGAAGTCCTGAAATTCATTCCCGCCCCAGGAACCACGTTCCCTCCCAACAGATTCGCCCAGTTTGACCTCTTCCGAGCTAAATTTCATTCTGAATCCGATCTAAGTCCCAAACATATGCCCTCAAATGCGCCTGCTGGAAAATTGCCCAATACCGATTGCCTTCATGAAGAGGATCACCATTTGAACACGCAGAAAGATGAGGCCGATGAATCCGCTGATAGTGATCTCTTCTTCGACTTCGACATTGGATCACCCGAGGAAGATGCTGTGCTTCCGGACAGTGACGACGTTCGGGAGAACATGCTGCTTCGGAATAAGGCCTGTGATTTGGAAGCAACTTTGCAAGACGAAGACGACATCTCCTCGAATGAGAGTCTCAGCCCCAGAAACAATCTTCGGAAAGCTAATGAGGCCTTTGGAAGCGCCTCCTCGGGGCTCTGCAGTGACATGGAGACCTTGCAATCTGGGTCATATGAGACGAGGCGGTTTGATGACGAAAATGACGAGCTCAATGAATGCAAGTCAATTGATCCCGAGGATTGGCCCGCTCATAAATTGCTTCACTTTGACACCAGCTCATTTGGAAGCGCAAATTCCACGCCCAAAGCGGCGCGGAGTCCCATGGGAGATCGTTCGCCTTCTTCAGGAGCTTCTCTCGTCGAAGCCGAAAATGAGGCAACTACAAAGGAAGACGACCATGAAACCATGTTCCAACTCGAAACCGAAGAGCCAGACGTAGCACGCCAAACCACCGAGAAGGAGCTCAACCAATCCGAAGAGGATCTTGAAAATTCGGCTCAGAACAAGGGCAGGGAAGGGATTTCTAAAGATGccaatgatgaagatgatgaaaatgtgaTGAAAGATTTCACAATCTACAACGGGGAGGCGCGTCATAAGGTGGCCAATTCTAAGCTGAATGCCCTGATATCCCTATTGGAAAAAGACCGGGAATATTCGAGAAACTCCTCCAGACAGTCCTCTGTGAGGTCCTCCAAGGAAGGAAGTCCCCAAAAAGAGAGCTCTCCTCCCAAATCGGCCATGCGAAAGGGATTTCAGTCGAGCTTGACTCCCATTGCCGCCTCCCCAGCCAATTTCTCATATCTATCCTCAAAATCTAACATGGCCTCCAATGCCTCATCCTCGTCGGAAGATATTCATTCAGTCCCGAGCTTCAAAGCTTCTATTGCCAGATGTGAATCCACTCCAGTCCTATCGGGACCCGATCGGGCCTACATGCAATCGCCTAAGATGCCCCGAAAGACATCCAATGCTGATGTGACAGAGGAACCCGCAACCATCACAAAAGACACCAAGGTGGAGGGGATGGAGTTGCCCGAGCGTGTTCGACGAGCAACTTCCCTGAGATCTGGAAAAACGCCCCCTGGAACACCAGGTCGCAGGAAAATTGTCAG ATTTGCCGATGTCTTCGGTTTGGATTTGGCGGATGTCAAAACCTTCTTGGATGAGATTCCCAAGGTACCGAAAAGTGCTTATAAAGACTTGAAGGACGTCGATCTAAGTGATATTGAAAGCGACACCGGCAGTTCAGACAGTTCTGCCATGTCTCTCCGGAAGAAGAAAGGCTTCTCCAACCGGAGCTTACCCATGTTGCCCAACCAAGAGTTACCCTCAACCTCGCTTGTGCCCATGTTCAGTCAACCCGGGGgttttgcaaactttttcgATCTTCTTAACACGAAGAAAGTCTGCCTCGAAAACGCCTACATGGCCAACAAATCCGCCATTCAAGGCACCATTCGGGTTCAGAATCTCAGTTTTCAAAAGAAGGTGCTCCTGCGGTACACAACCAATGAATGGGTCACCAGTTCCGATCTTGAGGCCACATACATCGACGGATCTTGTGATGGGTTCTCGGACAAATTCACGTTCCACTTAGGAACAGCCGCTCCTCTTTTGGTTGGCCAACGAATTCAGTTCTGTCTTTGCTACCAAACCGGTGCGGAGGAGTTCTGGGACAATAATGTTGGAAAGAACTATGTCTTCCAATGCTTGGGTGTGGCCGGCTCGAATAATGTCAAAGCCCCCTCTTCGAATGCCATCCCACTCTCCACGCCCCGCCATTCAGCCCCTCACTATGGCGGTTCCGGCGGATACTCCCAATCCCCATCGGCCCTAAGCGAAGACCCCTGGCTCAGATACCTGTGA
- the LOC131885855 gene encoding VWFA and cache domain-containing protein 1-like, with translation MGVTIQGMGWGCVLLLIGLCVGNVEQATTQSERYRQFHRRISHEVESLFAPRSFSQWMRERPSSALNDYHLPELWEDVNQAFQSRLSLYRDILRSSTHAMHTALTDQDSHPLDVSSDSLNVLACCDVDAHELQHDRTFGMGVNAGFACQLPSQSVWGSGPAARLTELFQDQMHSYAGHGLRWQFVMDQAGRQLEYPTSKLGSAGVCGLSGDTRHRDAYRHTFQPGPRPILVILDRDLRLDEFEVARGVVRYVGAILSESDSWGVIALSDGMYFPLSPDCSFQKLVPASPEAKLELLKFINVVQPSSSPSDLSMALKAIPTLLHNTLNLPEDCELNLIVITSKDLDNDNHTHFWRTLSQTSHKTTSKIAVHKVLIRSPGMDSKFHARWHPKKRSNQEDANWQVVNTFMLNSTKNIGMVLGNLLHQADEQSVPQLEEQSPLMSWEPLRAQTTFTFSKVVPVPDWRNLMYGFEVSAVDFLEDYLQFPHSVDSFVILAEKSPYDLNVIYHPLVFSEFKYTRANFESVMQLKNWSEIKQAVLSQSSGQMSVEPGLQKSKLSHSNPQRTLRLLWKWIDESNYVSLLIMDPVESSRARFSYQPGDFDQLSLPMPLYPTHDVTELKGICRLYHSLATMQTSSLHFAPSAFVLPPRHRMNNQDQLIKNWLAYFADQTGLISNPGFKSNIKRDVVTLTKTMDLLLSSKREVKTSPGLVRRYVATQSGILVCFPGKFDPGLDFTQQTWFINAIRNPDRVMFTAPYLDPLGAGYIVTLSLALAIQNSSYIVFGADVGLSFLDDILHSSVSDCQELNVKCVLFGHDGYLSHHPLMVDPVYIGPIQGVHILQQEPKLGKEFLDYKSFAEKKFCKSIVDEILQSYYRFNQKQNQIIQDSESSWYSVMAVESTNLFMAVVNYTRDSTNVFCPCNINSRKCLYCPSDIREALHSCECPCECPLRREQCPDIDQGSATVAHLPLCPRQEQMKEISPMIMESFNHDEFNALPKCVLSECSSFIAKDICNADPECSWCQVEIEVDPEMSSPSFVPLSKPFCGDKHQCFRGAAGTASPYEIHKRSKMLRDRADFNDTSAVGSIAGSIVMFFVFMAFSVFCYRNRQTNGGVMGMCGSRLIRSDSYNTRTTMHSIEDIGDDHLDTQPLDGVHYNAVALQCTDDGNLISPYNMNPEYRRPPPGTDSDHGYSTVTPMGDIESEISPCYEQSGPSRARLSYRPPPSLQSVTSGISSRASSPTPSSVYGKPGSAVARNFVSHVGKSVSSESDSNSEPHSALKRATLMANPANTTNTNTTQLPLSGLLPNQIVVSATVHQVDIH, from the coding sequence ATGGGTGTGACAATCCAAGGAATGGGGTGGGGGTGCGTTCTCCTCTTGATCGGATTGTGCGTGGGAAACGTGGAACAAGCCACGACTCAGTCCGAGCGATATCGCCAGTTTCATCGACGGATTAGTCATGAAGTGGAGAGTCTGTTTGCTCCCCGGTCCTTTAGCCAATGGATGCGAGAACGTCCGAGCTCGGCCTTGAATGATTACCACCTGCCGGAGTTGTGGGAAGATGTCAATCAGGCATTCCAAAGCCGATTGAGTCTCTATCGAGATATCCTACGATCTTCGACCCACGCCATGCATACGGCCCTCACAGATCAGGACTCTCACCCTTTGGATGTATCGTCCGATTCATTGAATGTGCTGGCGTGCTGCGATGTCGACGCCCATGAGCTTCAGCATGATAGGACCTTTGGCATGGGCGTGAACGCGGGATTCGCTTGCCAATTGCCGAGCCAATCCGTGTGGGGTTCAGGGCCCGCAGCCCGATTGACGGAACTCTTTCAAGACCAAATGCATTCTTACGCGGGACACGGTTTGCGATGGCAATTTGTGATGGATCAAGCCGGGCGGCAGTTGGAATACCCGACCTCGAAATTGGGATCAGCGGGTGTTTGTGGACTCAGTGGTGACACCCGACATCGTGATGCCTATCGTCACACGTTTCAGCCGGGTCCAAGGCCCATCCTGGTAATCCTGGATCGCGATCTTCGCCTAGATGAATTCGAGGTAGCCCGGGGCGTGGTTCGATATGTAGGAGCGATTCTGTCAGAATCCGATAGTTGGGGTGTGATTGCCTTATCCGATGGGATGTACTTTCCCCTCTCACCGGATTGTAGTTTTCAAAAACTCGTCCCCGCTTCTCCAGAAGCCAAATTAGAGCTGCTGAAGTTCATCAATGTGGTTCAACCCTCGTCCTCTCCGAGTGACCTTAGCATGGCTTTAAAAGCTATTCCTACCCTCCTACATAATACCCTAAATTTACCTGAAGACTgtgagttgaatttgattgtgATCACTTCTAAGGACCTTGATAACGATAATCACACTCATTTCTGGCGGACCTTGAGCCAAACTAGCCACAAAACGACTTCCAAGATCGCTGTGCACAAAGTGTTAATCCGTTCTCCCGGCATGGATTCCAAATTTCATGCGCGTTGGCATCCCAAAAAACGGTCCAACCAAGAAGATGCCAATTGGCAAGTTGTGAATACGTTTATGCTCAATTCCACCAAGAATATTGGCATGGTTTTGGGGAACCTACTCCATCAGGCAGACGAGCAATCCGTACCTCAGCTTGAAGAGCAGTCGCCGTTGATGTCATGGGAGCCCTTAAGAGCCCAAACTACGTTCACCTTTTCAAAGGTTGTGCCTGTTCCGGATTGGCGAAACTTGATGTATGGATTCGAAGTGAGTGCGGTTGACTTCTTGGAAGACTATTTGCAGTTTCCTCATTCCGTCGATTCGTTTGTGATTTTGGCCGAAAAGTCTCCTTATGATTTGAACGTTATATACCACCCACTCGTGTTTTCCGAGTTCAAGTATACTAGAGCAAATTTCGAAAGTGTGATGCAACTGAAAAATTGGTCGGAGATCAAGCAAGCAGTGCTGAGCCAAAGCTCAGGTCAAATGAGCGTTGAACCAGGACTTCAGAAATCGAAACTCAGTCACTCTAATCCTCAACGTACATTGAGATTGCTCTGGAAATGGATTGACGAGTCCAATTACGTCTCTTTGTTAATCATGGACCCTGTCGAATCAAGTCGGGCGAGATTTTCCTACCAACCCGGAGATTTTGACCAACTATCATTGCCTATGCCTCTGTATCCAACGCATGATGTAACTGAACTCAAGGGGATTTGTCGACTCTATCATTCCCTGGCAACGATGCAGACGAGTTCACTCCATTTTGCACCTTCAGCCTTCGTTCTTCCGCCTCGTCATCGTATGAACAACCAAGaccaattgatcaaaaattggCTAGCCTACTTTGCAGATCAAACTGGTTTGATTTCCAACCCTGGGTTCAAATCCAATATCAAAAGAGACGTTGTGACCCTCACCAAGACTATGGATTTGCTCTTGAGTAGTAAACGAGAGGTGAAGACATCGCCGGGATTAGTGAGAAGATACGTTGCAACCCAATCCGGCATTCTCGTATGTTTCCCGGGTAAATTTGACCCAGGGTTGGACTTCACCCAGCAAACTTGGTTCATTAATGCCATACGCAATCCTGATCGCGTCATGTTTACTGCACCTTATTTGGACCCCTTGGGGGCGGGCTACATCGTAACACTCAGTCTAGCTCTAGCAATTCAAAATTCGAGCTATATTGTTTTCGGGGCAGACGTTGGTTTGAGTTTCTTGGATGATATCTTGCACTCATCTGTGAGCGACTGTCAAGAATTGAACGTTAAATGTGTTCTATTTGGCCATGACGGATATTTGTCCCATCATCCTCTCATGGTGGATCCTGTCTACATTGGTCCCATTCAGGGTGTTCATATCCTTCAACAAGAGCCAAAACTAGGGAAAGAATTCCTAGATTACAAATCTTTTGCCGAGaagaaattttgcaaaagcattgTTGATGAAATTCTCCAGAGCTACTAccgtttcaatcaaaaacaaaatcaaatcattcagGACTCAGAGTCCTCTTGGTACTCCGTGATGGCCGTTGAATCAACTAACCTATTTATGGCCGTTGTTAACTATACTCGAGACTCTACCAATGTATTCTGTCCATGCAACATCAACAGTCGAAAATGTCTCTACTGTCCAAGTGACATCCGAGAAGCACTTCATAGTTGTGAATGTCCGTGCGAATGTCCACTTCGACGTGAGCAATGTCCAGATATTGACCAAGGCTCCGCCACCGTCGCTCACCTACCTCTTTGTCCCCGACAAGAGCAAATGAAAGAGATCTCGCCTATGATAATGGAATCCTTCAACCACGACGAATTCAATGCTCTACCCAAATGTGTTCTTTCCGAATGCTCGTCATTTATAGCCAAGGATATTTGTAATGCTGATCCAGAGTGCTCCTGGTGTCAAGTGGAGATAGAAGTCGATCCCGAAATGTCTTCTCCTTCATTTGTGCCCCTATCCAAGCCTTTTTGCGGTGACAAGCATCAATGCTTTCGCGGAGCGGCTGGGACAGCCAGTCCATACGAAATTCACAAACGTAGTAAAATGCTGAGGGATCGAGCTGATTTCAACGACACATCCGCTGTAGGCTCTATTGCGGGGAGCATTGTGAtgttctttgttttcatggcCTTTTCCGTCTTTTGCTATCGCAATCGTCAAACCAATGGAGGCGTTATGGGGATGTGCGGCTCTCGTTTGATTCGCTCGGATAGCTACAACACACGCACAACCATGCACAGTATTGAGGACATCGGGGATGACCACCTAGATACCCAACCCCTGGATGGAGTCCACTACAATGCCGTGGCCTTGCAATGCACCGATGACGGAAATTTGATATCACCGTATAACATGAATCCAGAATATCGCCGTCCGCCTCCCGGAACGGATTCAGATCATGGTTACTCCACAGTGACCCCGATGGGCGATATCGAATCAGAAATCAGCCCTTGTTACGAGCAATCCGGTCCCAGCCGTGCACGATTATCCTACCGACCTCCCCCTAGCTTACAGAGCGTTACGTCTGGAATATCGTCTCGGGCATCTTCTCCGACACCGTCTTCCGTTTATGGAAAACCTGGGTCCGCAGTGGCCCGAAACTTTGTGTCCCATGTCGGGAAAAGTGTTTCCTCAGAAAGTGACAGTAATTCTGAGCCTCATTCAGCTCTAAAACGAGCAACATTGATGGCAAATCCagccaacaccaccaacaccaacaccacccAACTTCCACTCAGTGGACTTCTTCCCAATCAAATCGTCGTGTCAGCCACCGTGCATCAAGTGGACATCCATTAG
- the LOC131885863 gene encoding centrosomal protein of 41 kDa-like has product MSSRRLKSKVKPKIPTLDMKIPKNPRYANMKPTLDTGYNTRIQQEKLEENRQFYKFRPDEVFRRISVTSLVTLMLEVAKLSIQESDIARLESLSSSEVDSAIGNGDEYLEQDIESLHYPNHIDDDTDTHYEEEFRGVESVVHSGKPISRQYHGGSNRSSSVADLIQYMGQADIHLDEPFKNRKSEIDEFSSSPFLLLDVRSEEEYQRSHLMTAESYPHARLSRSINFESQSMRDYRNRKGKIVIVYDYDEYIASSVATTLVQRGYDNIFMLSGGLRVSEIKFPEGLIVPSQPNNIHPGEWTEDIIFTLESQLEEALTRKKSGLRMYTPSQGPSRLSSTTHRSLSRSQPNLQRR; this is encoded by the exons ATGAGCTCCCGGCGACTCAAGTCAAAAGTGAAGCCCAAAATTCCAACATTAGATATGAAAATCCCGAAGAACCCGCGATATGCCAACATGAAACCCACACTGGACACAGGATACAACACTCGTATCCAACAAGAGAA gttagaaGAGAACAGACAGTTCTATAAATTCCGCCCGGATGAAGTGTTTCGAAGAATATCTGTTACCTCTTTGGTAACCCTCATGTTGGAAGTGGCAAAACTCTCTATACAGGAATCCGATATAGCCCGATTGGAATCGCTGTCATCAAGCGAAGTGGATTCGGCAATTGGCAATGGCGACGaatatttggaacaagacaTAGAATCCTTGCATTACCCAAACCATATTGATGATGACACAGACACTCATTATGAGGAAGAATTCCGAGGTGTGGAATCAGTGGTACATAGTGGAAAACCCATATCCCGTCAATATCACGGTGGTTCCAATCGATCCAGTTCCGTTGCTGATCTCATTCAATACATGGGTCAAGCTGATATCCACCTGGACGAGCCTTTCAAGAatagaaaaagtgaaattgacGAATTCAGTTCGTCTCCGTTTTTATTGCTTGATGTGCGCTCTGAAGAAGAGTATCAGCGCAGTCATCTAATGACCGCCGAATCTTATCCTCATGCTCGATTGTCGAGGTCCATTAATTTTGAATCCCAATCAATGAGAGACTATCGGAATCGAAAGGGGAAAATTGTCATAGTTTACGACTATGATGAATATATTGCGTCAAGTGTGGCGACAACTTTGGTGCAAAGAGGATACGATAATATTTTCATGTTAAGTGGCGGATTACGGGTATCAGAAATCAAGTTTCCTGAGGGACTAATTGTACCAAGCCAGCCCAACAATATTCATCCCGGAGAATGGACGGAAGATATAATTTTTACCTTGGAATCCCAATTAGAAGAAGCACTGACTCGGAAAAAATCGGGTCTTAGAATGTACACGCCATCACAAGGTCCAAGCAGGTTAAGTTCAACTACTCATAGATCCTTGTCGAGGTCTCAACCAAATCTTCAACGACGCTAA
- the LOC131885860 gene encoding uncharacterized protein LOC131885860, producing MPVRPSPKSLKQSSLNSVANHLEILCYGFAKGTKGLSQLIDSDGIKKCPSPFHDWPGSLLEDLSNTIYSRRAGLAHLLYPVIQPQMRHYDIQIHGSIYVAMDLVSKRCKDLISLNFAFSVNLPPMYYTEFFKHFRHLTKLNLFGSMVDDIAFGSIGNNCINLLELNAGKTWITNYGLKKLTYAEDGMTVLCPKMRHLVVTETRVTTEGLSEFLLTHPDMIKLEHEESLHLVGRFWMKSTPSKLIQLCSTGQRVSPCEFEHAMAYCPNLTTLSITSAGLGNEHIYLLMNMNNLTSLHLGNLMAESFNFREGVAPVLQSCGPALQKLVLEKFTEIDVGLIGDFCPQLAHLALSSITAYTPVLNLNENHFRKLRNIEFWSHLDAHICPSVIKQCMINSTLERALFQCVGSITDTFLLELLDLNPQLKLENLVFDRCHAISPRLLWRFLQLPNQLSILRCWNCRGITSVDKDEIKTVVREENLCLYWEWYPYIEEDHVIPHDRQEYDHDEAAQN from the coding sequence ATGCCTGTGAGACCAAGTCCCAAGAGCTTGAAACAGAGCAGCCTCAATAGTGTGGCCAATCACCTCGAAATACTCTGTTACGGCTTTGCAAAGGGCACCAAGGGTTTGTCCCAGCTCATTGATTCGGATGGAATCAAGAAATGCCCGAGTCCATTCCACGATTGGCCCGGCAGTTTGCTTGAGGATCTCAGCAATACAATCTACAGTCGTCGGGCTGGGCTGGCCCATCTTCTTTATCCCGTGATTCAGCCCCAAATGAGACACTACGATATTCAGATTCATGGCAGCATCTACGTAGCCATGGACTTGGTTTCCAAGCGATGTAAGGACCTGATATCCTTGAACTTCGCGTTCAGTGTCAACTTGCCGCCCATGTACTACACAGAGTTCTTTAAACATTTTCGCCATCTCACCAAGCTGAACTTGTTTGGTTCAATGGTGGATGATATCGCGTTTGGGTCCATTGGGAACAATTGCATCAATCTTTTGGAACTTAATGCAGGAAAAACATGGATAACCAATTACGGATTGAAAAAGTTGACCTATGCAGAAGACGGAATGACAGTTTTATGCCCAAAGATGAGACATTTGGTTGTGACTGAGACGCGAGTAACGACGGAAGGCTTATCCGAATTTCTACTCACACATCCAGATATGATTaagcttgaacatgaagaatCACTTCACTTAGTGGGGcgattttggatgaaaagcaCGCCTTCAAAATTGATACAATTGTGTTCCACGGGTCAACGCGTTTCACCGTGTGAATTTGAACACGCCATGGCTTATTGTCCGAATTTGACCACCCTCAGTATCACGAGTGCCGGATTGGGAAATGAGCACATCTATCTTCTCATGAACATGAACAATCTCACGTCATTGCACCTAGGCAATCTCATGGCGGAGAGCTTCAATTTTCGAGAAGGAGTGGCTCCCGTCCTCCAAAGTTGCGGCCCGGCCCTACAGAAATTGGTCTTGGAAAAATTTACAGAAATAGATGTGGGCTTGATCGGCGATTTTTGTCCTCAATTGGCTCATTTGGCTCTCTCTTCCATAACCGCATACACACCAGTTCTAAATTTGAACGAAAACCACTTCCGAAAACTCCGAAATATCGAATTTTGGAGCCATCTAGACGCTCACATTTGCCCATCTGTGATAAAACAATGTATGATCAATTCCACCTTGGAAAGAGCCCTTTTCCAATGTGTCGGATCCATTACGGACACTTTTTTATTAGAGCTCTTAGACCTAAACCCTCAGCTCAAACTGGAAAATCTAGTCTTTGACCGATGTCATGCCATCTCTCCGCGACTTCTATGGCGATTCCTCCAACTCCCGaatcaattgtccattctGCGATGCTGGAATTGCCGGGGCATCACCTCGGTGGACAAAGACGAGATCAAAACCGTGGTTCGAGAGGAAAATCTGTGCTTGTATTGGGAATGGTACCCGTACATCGAAGAAGACCACGTGATTCCACATGACCGACAAGAATACGATCACGACGAAGCTGCACAAAACTAA